A region of Desulfovibrio sp. DNA encodes the following proteins:
- a CDS encoding glycyl radical protein → MLNPICCEAYSSHEQRLQDKIEGKEDKFRATHKRVFTILESFDGVKPRIDVERAKYFTESMKETEGQALVLRWAKALKHIAENMTVYIDDNQLLAGRAGCQGRYGILYPELDGDFLGLAIEELPKRKESPSYITPEDAKVVIEEIAPYWKGKTFHEALNKALPPDVHKLTYNDPEGLASRFVVNETASFRSSIQWVHDYDKVLKRGFKSLKDEALAKLEALDPLSPVDNVEKRPFLEAMVIVCDAIVHWAKRHAVLAREVAAKESDPTRKQELLTMADICERVPEHPARNFHEAVQSQWFTQMFSRIEQKTGTIISNGRMDQYFYPFYQKDMEEGLLTEEKAVELLECMWVGMAQFIDLYISPTGGAFNEGYAHWEAVTIGGQTPDGRDATNELTYLFLKSKREFPLHYPDLAARIHSRSPERYLWEVSETIKDGAGFPKLINDEEVIPLYVSKGATFEEAYDYAVSGCTEARMPNRDTYTSGGAYINFAAALEMVLYNGRMKKYGDRVLGLETGDPRSFKTWDDLWNAYVKQHELFLKTAFYQQHVIINLRAKHFAQPMGSVLHDLCMKHCLDLHTPQIPEGLNFGYFEYIGYGTVVDSLAAMKKLVFEDKKLTMDELLDAIGNDFEGKEDVRALLKSAPCYGNNDEYADSIARDIDILSVKYGNKYSPELGMHNDVRYVPFTSHVPFGKVVSATPNGRRAFTALSDGSSASHGADVNGPTAVLLSNYTSKNYGYRDRAARMLNIKFTPKCLAGDEGTRKMISFIRTFCDLKLWHVQFNVINRETLVAAQKDPEKYRNLIVRIAGYSAYFVDLSPDLQNDLIARTVHETC, encoded by the coding sequence ATGTTGAATCCTATCTGTTGCGAAGCTTACAGTTCGCACGAGCAACGTCTCCAGGACAAGATCGAGGGGAAGGAAGACAAGTTCCGGGCAACGCACAAAAGGGTGTTCACCATCCTTGAGAGCTTCGACGGGGTAAAACCCCGGATCGACGTGGAGCGGGCCAAATATTTCACCGAGTCCATGAAAGAGACCGAAGGACAGGCTCTGGTTTTGCGTTGGGCCAAGGCGCTCAAGCACATTGCCGAGAACATGACCGTCTACATCGACGACAACCAGTTGCTTGCCGGCCGGGCCGGGTGCCAGGGGCGTTACGGCATCCTGTATCCCGAGCTGGACGGCGATTTCCTTGGGTTGGCCATCGAAGAGCTGCCCAAGCGCAAGGAATCCCCTTCTTACATCACTCCCGAAGACGCCAAGGTGGTCATCGAGGAGATCGCCCCCTACTGGAAGGGCAAGACCTTCCACGAGGCCCTCAACAAGGCGCTGCCGCCCGACGTCCACAAGTTGACCTACAACGACCCCGAAGGTCTGGCCTCCCGCTTCGTGGTGAACGAGACCGCGTCTTTCAGGTCCTCCATTCAGTGGGTGCACGATTACGACAAGGTGCTCAAGCGCGGCTTCAAGAGCCTCAAGGACGAAGCTCTGGCCAAGCTCGAGGCGCTTGATCCCCTTAGCCCCGTGGACAACGTGGAGAAGCGCCCCTTCCTGGAGGCCATGGTCATCGTGTGCGACGCCATCGTGCACTGGGCCAAGCGCCACGCCGTCCTGGCCCGCGAGGTCGCGGCCAAGGAGTCCGACCCCACTCGCAAGCAGGAACTGCTGACCATGGCAGATATCTGCGAGCGCGTGCCTGAACACCCCGCCCGCAACTTCCACGAGGCCGTGCAGTCCCAGTGGTTCACCCAGATGTTCTCGCGCATCGAGCAGAAGACCGGCACCATCATCTCCAACGGACGCATGGACCAGTATTTCTATCCCTTCTATCAGAAGGACATGGAAGAAGGCCTCCTGACCGAGGAAAAGGCCGTGGAGCTTCTGGAGTGCATGTGGGTGGGCATGGCCCAGTTCATCGACCTCTACATTTCCCCCACTGGCGGCGCCTTCAACGAAGGCTACGCCCACTGGGAGGCCGTTACCATTGGTGGCCAAACCCCGGACGGGCGCGACGCCACCAATGAGCTGACCTACCTGTTCCTCAAGTCCAAGCGCGAGTTCCCGCTGCACTATCCGGACTTGGCGGCGCGAATCCACTCGCGCTCCCCCGAGCGCTACCTGTGGGAAGTGTCCGAGACTATCAAGGACGGCGCTGGATTCCCCAAGCTCATTAACGACGAAGAGGTCATTCCTCTCTACGTGTCCAAGGGGGCTACCTTCGAGGAAGCCTACGATTACGCGGTGTCCGGCTGCACCGAGGCGCGCATGCCAAATCGTGACACCTACACCAGCGGTGGAGCCTACATCAATTTCGCTGCCGCCCTGGAGATGGTGCTCTACAACGGCCGCATGAAGAAATACGGCGACAGGGTGCTGGGCCTGGAAACCGGAGACCCCCGCTCGTTCAAGACCTGGGACGATCTCTGGAACGCCTACGTCAAGCAGCACGAGCTGTTCTTGAAAACAGCCTTCTACCAGCAGCACGTCATCATCAACCTGCGCGCCAAGCATTTCGCCCAGCCCATGGGCTCCGTGCTGCACGACCTGTGCATGAAGCACTGCCTGGACCTGCACACTCCGCAGATCCCGGAGGGGCTCAACTTCGGCTATTTCGAGTACATCGGATACGGCACGGTGGTTGATTCCCTGGCCGCCATGAAGAAGCTAGTGTTCGAGGACAAGAAGCTGACCATGGACGAGCTTCTCGATGCCATTGGGAACGACTTCGAGGGCAAGGAAGACGTGCGCGCCCTGCTCAAGAGCGCGCCCTGTTACGGCAATAACGACGAATACGCCGACTCCATCGCCAGGGACATCGACATCCTGTCCGTCAAATACGGCAACAAGTACTCGCCGGAACTCGGCATGCACAACGACGTGCGCTACGTGCCCTTCACCTCCCATGTGCCCTTCGGCAAGGTGGTGAGCGCCACTCCCAACGGCCGCCGGGCCTTCACCGCCCTGTCCGACGGCTCTTCGGCCTCCCACGGCGCGGACGTCAACGGACCCACGGCTGTGCTGCTCTCCAACTACACGTCCAAGAACTACGGCTACCGCGACCGCGCGGCCCGCATGCTCAACATCAAGTTCACCCCCAAGTGTCTGGCCGGGGATGAGGGAACGCGCAAGATGATCTCCTTCATCCGCACCTTCTGCGACCTGAAGCTCTGGCACGTGCAGTTCAACGTGATAAACCGCGAGACCCTGGTTGCGGCTCAGAAGGACCCGGAAAAGTACCGCAACCTTATCGTGCGCATCGCCGGCTACAGCGCCTACTTCGTGGACCTGTCGCCCGATCTGCAGAACGACCTGATCGCGCGCACTGTGCACGAGACCTGTTAG